The Fundulus heteroclitus isolate FHET01 chromosome 13, MU-UCD_Fhet_4.1, whole genome shotgun sequence genome contains a region encoding:
- the LOC105931635 gene encoding oocyte zinc finger protein XlCOF6 isoform X1 → MFAVKMSSVQPQREMNTEQETPAEEPFTEFKEIFVKPEEAMDDQRRLLDFSRIPLIILHRIDPQKYGVCKDEGVHTELGNQERTSTFKEEFPEPWQIKGWGKETEPLKIKQEKEEQEHQLFNEEERKICKYEKQFVLKHKTGDILMISSNVQQLQNEMEPNRNQLKSQALPEVASQSPGGSNNEDPGKRSVKQKQNERGDKTKEQKRAADMSTPRFNKKNHPGQNIDSSKIGSKSLSQKSHLGTFTTEMPFTCTTCGWSFRNKSSLTYHIRTHTGEKPFKCSACGKSFMDRSSLTHHMRIHTGEKPFTCTTCGKSYRQKGGLTDHLRSHTGEKPFTCTTCGKSYRQKMGLIRHMKNHTGEKPFSCTTCGKSYREKVSLIDHLRTHTGEKPFTCSTCGKTYAKKFTLIYHMRTHTGEKPFTCTACGMSFTQRFYLTCHMKSHTGEKPFTCTACGKSYRDKGYLTFHMKSHTDEKPFTCTACGKSYRHKVCLTVHMRSHTGEKPFQCTACGKSYRDKGGLTYHMTTHTGEKPFTCTACGKGFAGRCSLTYHMRIHTGEEPFTCTACGKSYREKSTLTKHMRIHTGKEPFTCTTCGKSYSDKGGLNKHMRSHTGEKPFTCTACGKSYMDKTTLTKHMRIHTGKETFTCTTCGKSYSDKGGLNKHMRSHTGEKPFTCTACGKSYMDKSGIIYHMRTHTGEKPFICTAYE, encoded by the coding sequence atccCCAAAAATATGGTGTGTGTAAAGACGAGGGGGTTCACACTGAACTCGGCAACCAAGAGAGGACCTCCACTTTCAAAGAAGAGTTTCCAGAGCCTTGGCAAATAAAAGGGTGGGGGAAGGAAACAGAGCCTCTGAAGATAAAACAGGAGAAAGAGGAACAAGAACATCAACTGTTTAATGAGGAAGAGAGAAAAATCTGCAAATATGAAAAGCAATTTGTGCTGAAACATAAGACTGGTGACATTTTAATGATTTCTTCTAATGTGCAACAACTCCAAAATGAAATGGAACCAAACAGGAACCAACTCAAGTCTCAGGCCCTCCCTGAAGTGGCAAGTCAGAGTCCGGGAGGAAGCAATAATGAGGACCCAGGAAAAAGGAGcgtaaaacagaaacaaaatgagaGAGGGGATAAAACCAAAGAGCAGAAAAGAGCTGCTGACATGTCAACACCAAGATTTAACAAGAAAAATCACCCTGGGCAAAATATAGATTCTTCTAAAATTGGTTCTAAAAGCCTTTCTCAAAAAAGTCACTTGGGAACATTTACGACGGAGATGCCTTTCACATGTACAACCTGTGGATGgagtttcagaaataaaagtagTTTAACTTATCACAtaagaactcacacaggtgagaagccattCAAATGTTCAGCCTGTGGAAAGAGTTTCATGGATAGAAGTAGTTTAACTCatcacatgagaattcacacaggtgagaaaccaTTCACATGTACaacctgtggaaagagttacagGCAAAAAGGTGGCCTAACAGATCATTTAAGaagtcacacaggtgagaaaccgTTCACATGTACaacctgtggaaagagttacagGCAAAAAATGGGTTTAATTCGTCACATGAAAaatcacacaggtgagaaaccaTTCTCATGTACaacctgtggaaagagttacagGGAAAAAGTTTCTCTAATTGATCAtttgagaactcacacaggtgagaagccattCACATGTTCAACCTGTGGAAAGACTTACGCTAAgaaatttactttaatttatcatatgagaactcacacaggtgagaagccattCACGTGTACAGCCTGTGGAATGAGTTTCACTCaaagattttatttaacttgtCACATGAAaagtcacacaggtgagaaaccaTTCACATGTACAGCATGCGGAAAGAGTTACAGGGATAAAGGTTATTTAACATTTCACATGAAAAGTCACACAGATGAGAAACCATTCACATGTACAGcctgtggaaagagttacagGCACAAAGTTTGTTTAACTGTTCACATGAGaagtcacacaggtgagaaaccaTTTCAATGTACAGcctgtggaaagagttacagGGATAAAGGAGGTTTAACTTATCACATGACAACTCACACAGGCGAGAAACCATTCACGTGTACAGCCTGTGGAAAAGGTTTCGCTGGCAGATGTAGTTTAACTTATCACATGAGGATTCACACAGGCGAGGAACCATTCACATGTACAGcctgtggaaagagttacagGGAAAAAAGTACTTTAACTAAACACATGAGGATTCACACAGGCAAAGAACCATTCACATGTACaacctgtggaaagagttacagTGATAAAGGTggtttaaataaacacatgagaagtcacacaggtgagaagccattCACATGTACAGcctgtggaaagagttacaTGGATAAAACTACTTTAACTAAACACATGAGGATTCACACAGGCAAGGAAACATTCACATGTACaacctgtggaaagagttacagTGATAAAGGTggtttaaataaacacatgagaagtcacacaggtgagaagccattCACATGTACAGcctgtggaaagagttacaTGGATAAAAGTGGTATAATTTaccacatgagaactcacacaggtgagaagccattCATATGTACAGCCTATGAATAA